The DNA sequence gtaaatacttaAAATAAATACCTAATGTATTTACGACTCAAAATTATCAATATATTTGTAGAGTACGTTTGCTGCAAAATAAATGTTACTTTGTTAGTTAATCGTATTTGCTCTTATCTAGCTTCCTGGGGGAGATCCTCTGACTGTTGTTCTTATCGGAAAAACGGGGAATGGAAAGAGTTCTGCTGGGAATCAAATACTTGGCCAGAACCTCTTTAGAGTCAGCGACGGCGCCACGTCTGAAACCGAAAAATGTACCAAGAAAACTAGAACGGAAGAGAGGGAAATAACAGTGATTGATACTCCTGGCGTTATTGATacaaaaattgtcaaaaaggTGAGGAGTTTGAAGGGCGCAGTGGGATTTATGAAGGAACTAGCGACAAGTTTAAAAGAAGTGGCAAAAATGTTCGTTTATGCTCCTCGTGGTTTCGATGCAATCCTTCTCCTTGCTCAGTTTGGCTCTCGATTCACCCGAGACGACGATGACGCATTGAAAATGCTGTTGAAATTCTTGAAAGAAGACTCCCAGAACTACATGATACTGGTATTGACCCATGGAGACGAGGCTGAATATCATGCAAGCGAGGAACGCATCGCCGTTGaggaatatttgaaaaattggaTAGACAGAATGgatgattggctgaaaaagtTTATTCATGAAGGTATAAAGGACCGAGTAGTTTTGTTCAACTGCAGGTTGAAGCCAGATAAAAAACCCGAGGCTTACAAGAAACAGCTATGCAAATTAATCGAGGTAAATATTAATTGTTGATACGGTCCGGCAATTAGATTGATATTAAAGTTCTAGTTTTCTGAACAAGTGTATTTTTCGACCTTAAAAAGAAGTAGTCTATTTGATCAGGCTGAAAGGAACCTCTTAGCATGTAGCTTGTACCTTGcgattgatgaaaaaattaactgatttagggtaatttgtttttttagtttaaaatGCAAACTTTTACATTAATGATGAGTATAAGCAATCAACTTTTTTAATCGTCTTAAACCGACTGTTCATCACATAACTATTTTTCAATGGCCCAGTAAACTCATTCAGACTTTGTTGAGAAAGAAATCGAGCCGGGGAGATTTCATGAAATTTAGAAAAACTTGCCATAAGATTATTccaatttttatttcgtttaaATCGTCGGAACGTTGTTTTCACTTTTCGTTTGCTTGTTTGCATGTAAGAAAAGTTCAGTAATACTGATacgaaaacgaaaacttttaaaaatcgCACCGGACATAACAAGTACGTGTCATGATTATAAAGCGACTATATACTGTTTCTCCACACTATTTCTACGCGTCCGAAAACTGATCTGAGCGAGCCTACCAGACTACTTAAGGCCTCTGTAACACTATGAAACGTTTCTTGCAACTCACATGAGTTTTGAGGAACATTTTCATCGACTGGTACCGCAAACCGTTGCGATACAGGTTGCTGGACAGATGTTACGCCTacgcaacaacaaaaaaatttgttgcAGCGTCGCGAGACACGTTGCCCAAACTAAAGCTGATTTCTACTTCTAGCAATAAAGGTGGCAACAAAAATGTTGCCTGAAATGTGTATGGCGAGGTATGTTATCTTGGGCAATTTTTCGTGCAACTTGTGTCGCAACAAAATTGCAAGACGAGTTGCACGAAAAATTGCCTGGTTTAACACGCTTAAAGGCTCATCATATCTGTCTTTATTTTAGATGATAGACAAAATTAGAGAAGAACAGAAAGTTCCTTTCAAAACAGAATTTACCGACGACAGGGTGACGGACGCGGTGGATTACGTCGTACCGGAAGACTTGGAAAgtctaaaagaaaaactggaaaGCTATGACAAAAGACTTAACGAAGAAGGTATCACGGACAGAGAGAGACAAGATATTGAAGAGCGCAAAAAAGAAGTGGAAAAACGACTTAAAGAGTTTGAAAAGCAAGTGGATGATGTCAAAAAGGAGATAGTAGAGAAAAGTGGAGGTTGTTATCCTGCGTCGGCCACCTTTGTAGATGTTGCTGGTAGAAGGCGCCAAATGGAGTCCTTACTAGTAGGGGAAGAAGTAAAGGTCATCACCAACAAAGGTGTCACATCAAAGCCAGTCATCACCTTTATCCACCGTCAACCAGACCTTTTTCAAGAATTTCTGCAAATCACGACCTTGCGGTACAAGAAGATCCTGAAGATCACTGAGGACCATTTGATTTTTGtggagaaaaatggcaaagaaGCCGCCATTCCTGCCAGGGACGTCAAGATTGGAGACATGGTTTACGTAAAGGTCGAAGGCCAAGAAATGTTAGAGAAAGATGCGGTTCAGGGTGTTAGTATTGTTTTCGAGAGAGGTGTGTACGCCCCAGTGACCCTCAGTGGCACCATTCTGGTCAACGATGTCAACACCTCCTGCTACTTTGATGTGTTGTCTCATGTTTGGTTTCACAGAGCTATGGGAGCTGCGCGCGCAGTGTATCACTTGTCTCCTACGATGGCGGAATGGATCAGCAGTATCGGAGAAGAGGATGGATTCCCAGGATGGTGTCGGCTGGGGCATAAACTCTTGCTTACTTGGAATGGTTCATCTTAATCTGTTCCAATCTTTGCGCACCCAAAAAAGTGAGACAATGTCATGTTCTGGGCTGTCAAGTAGCTGCCACATGAGTTCTGTTGTTTTCCAGCCAGAAAtaccagaaaaatttgtttgacTTTTTCTTACGCCAGAATTTATCATGACTCTCTCCTGAGACCACGTGACATTCTTAGCTCATTATTGAAATAGCTGAAGTTTTATTCAAGAGATTCGAACGAAATACTCGCATGCTTAAGTTTTAGCTCCtagttttaaaattgttttaacgTCAATAGTATTCTTTTTTTGCGGCTTTGTCGTCGACTTAGCCGTCGTTTTCTTCTAGTCCCTAATACAGTCAGTGCAAAACATACCTTGATAAGTCGAGAAACTTAATCACTCTTTTTGGGTTCTCACTAAGATATCCTTTAGCTGTCTAGAATAAGActaaaacatctttaattggTTCACGAAATTTTAGGTGGCTACCTCAACAATTTCTATTGGTAATCGCAttatttcgagtgcaatttggaataaatgaaCACGTGTAAAAATTTtcaagactaacaaaattgcactcACCCTACGCGCTCGTGCAAtttttggtctttgaaaattttacaagtGCTTACTTATTCctaattgcacgagaaaaatcatgtcattacttattaataatgcGCGTGAAAATTTTCGCGGTAATTAGGCAGAAGCAACACctgcgtatcacgcaatcacgGAAAAATTGCGACATGAGTTGCACCATCCGGGCTCTCAGTTTGATTGAATGtcaatgcaaaaatttcactttcttgCATTAACTTCAACTTTCTAGACTAATTTCACTTTTGTGCTCTAATTTCACTTTTCTGCACTCCGTTTGGGATATGTAGTTCTATTATGTATGTATTAAAAATAACGTATATCAGTATGTATTAATTAAGTCAAAGGAAAATACTGCATTGACagcaacaatatttattttaagtACCACATTAATGGTTAACCAGTTCAGataaaattttcacatttctgTTTCCAGAatcagaaaacaataataattattcgtTTATGAAACAGAATTAAGATCTTACCATAATAATAACTTATTCAGAAACACACACTTGAATCGTTACGAtgagaaataactttaaatATCTGACGTATGTCACTCAAGCTTTTGTGGAAACAATTTAACCTATTTTCCTGTATATAGTTATGTCCACTCCTTAATTCATTACgagaattgaattgaattgggTGGGTGTGAGTAAGGTGGTCGCAAAGCCAAGTTGACCATGGTGCACTGAATCTAACAATTAAGGAAACTCTGAACAATGTCTGATAAATAGCTAAAGACTCTAAATGTCAGCTTTGTAATTGTCTTTCTGTGGTAAAGACCCTGTTCTACATGTTTTAAAGTTACTTAGCTACttcatgaataaaaaaaaaggatccAAGTTTAAGGTCCAGCTTTAAATTTGCCATTTGAGCTAACCTCTGAGTTAGAGAAATTTCCAAGTTCCATACCATGCTTTGTACATAAACCTTTTCCAATCCATGCATAATGTGAGtgatattttattattatgatatcATGTTTACATGGTCACTTAATTTACACTAAGGTGTGAAACATTTAAGGTATTTCTACTGCTACTCTAAcacctattttgtacaacatgATCAAATTGGAAAAATCGGAAAGCATTTAACAGCAAGCAAAGTTCTATAATTTTTGAAGTGATGCTTTCGTTGTGCTGCTGCTGTcctagcttcttaaactccctaccAGAGACAGTACTGTCATGAGAGACTGTGACGGCAGCACAACAGATCTAAGAAACGTTCACATCATGCAAGACTTCATTAAGCCTTGGTCCTGAAAAGTGGTTGTAATCAAACCCTTCAATGTGACGATAATCTTTCACCACCGTTCATCACGTATCCTTTACTGAGTTTCAAATGATGCGCTAAAAGCCCcagggggggagggggactcctatatggaacagacgggaatGCTTATTGGAAATTTTGagtttaacccctaaaggagaccatctgggctTGGGTCAAGTTTTTTGTGACCcttaaaggagaccaatctggtcgtggcttaagcaaattttgacccctaaaagagaccacttagaaaagaaaaaaaaaaagaaaatttaacttctgtttctctttgcaTAATTCTGTGTTAACTTTCAtcgcggaaccctaaacgagagCTCGGCGGCTTtaaatattggcgctttgcccggaacaccctaagcgggatcaaaatccaaaatttacacccctaagcaaGACGACGaacatccccgtctgtttcacaTGAGTCTCGAAGTCTCCCCCGGGAAAGTGTCCCAGTTGTTATTACTTGTATAGCATAAAAAGCATTTCCCTGTCCTCTTTTTTTACATCAAAATAGCTAAAGTAAAATACTCCGATACTGGCTCTGCCTGAAGATCACACATTCACGACTTCAAGGCGAAAATAGCGGAGTCATTTCTGTGACAAGTCAACGCGGAAAAACGCTTCAAAACATGCTGCAAGTCAACTTTTCCACCATAGAATACCCCTGAAACTAAATGTAGACCGTAATTAAGTGTTTAACTCACCGACTTTCATCTTACCTGACGATAAGTGAGTGAGACATAAAAGTAAAAACGTCCGGAAAGCGAGAGCCCGCAGGTTCAAAGCACCTTCCGCCATGTTGCCGTAAACAACGCAATTCACGTTTAGCCATCACGCATAATCTAGGACATCGACAATTCACGTTTTACAAATCACGAACTTCGTGTTGCACGCATTGAACATcaattttaaagttatttgaaaaaagaattgCGACCAAATCAGTAGGACCATGTGTGAATTGAGTGAAAACAATTAACTTCGGTTAATTTCAAAGATTAAATAGTTtaattcaagaaaaagacaTCCATCATATCTcgtattagtaaatttttagctcaggataatgattttccagctttctgattggttccctaagcccatgatatgagccattatcgttaagtttgaccaaataaggaaaaactgatggcgaatttcttgtgctgaaattttgggggtcggaaaaaatgttttcgcggcgtcttcggtaaagaaaatgtcacgatttgaggaggtttcacccgaaaaaatcaagagaattgcttgaaaatttactaaaacagttattcttctcggacttgccggatatgaactgataataaccaactcggcctacggcctcgttggttatatatatcagctcatatccggcgcgtcctcgaagaataactgttaattagtataaatttactcgtagtctatcgtgaatccatgaatctgattggctatattactcgtagactatctgctgatagtcaacagttgtgaatagccaatgaaaatcgttctccaatttattttgaccaatcgcgaagctttaaattttaaattgtgtatcacgaattttaaattgtatatcacgaagcttcagtgcacatcgcaagcagtgtttgaaaccttgaatttgaattgccgatgtaaacacaataaaacatttttaaccaattaaacgttactttacatttttatgcaatgagaccattgtaaatttatactaaaacaattagactactcgccctcgttttctacgagcgatagtcaactcggctgcgcctcgttgactatctgctcgtagaaaactcgggctcgtagtctaattgttaaatagggaccttcagatcctactacgactacgagtacgagtacgagtttttcaatgtgtacCCGGTGCGCATGCCCGATTGCGTGAGGCTGTCACGTCAACTCGTTCTGTCGTCAAAATCTCGTCGCCGTCTTGACACCAACTacgagattttcaacaaatctcgTCCCCCGACTACGAGTTCACTACAGGTGCAAAGGCGAGTTAAAAGGTTAGTCTTTAAACGCGCGGatacactgtgaaatgttccgtgcaacttgtctcgcaatgttttggcgactTTGTGGCATCTTGTGTTGTGTGTCTACTAAACATTCCCGCGACTGACAAAATGTTATAACTTCGTACTcgcaaaaattactgaaatatttttgttgcgagctgacgacggcaacaacagTGTCTACGAAAGCTAAGAGCCAAGCCTCTCGCGCTCAAAAGTCGTACTCGTATTCGTAGTCGTAGTCGcatctgaaggtccctaattaccacaaaagaacaaaaactgGCTTTGGTGCCTGGCCATAAAATTTAACTTTTACAGCGTACAACATGaagttattttgtttcttgggGTATCAGAAAGAGGAATCGTCAAAACTCAAAACAAGGAAACCGTGTTCCTTTCCAGCGTTATTGCGAAGGGATAAAAGGCTTTTTTAGAACTCGGGAAAGATACTGAAGCATTAAAGGGGTTAAATCCGTAAAAAGAATTTTACCACCAAAAGCACGTAAGTACAGGTCGAAACAAATAGCCTTCACTAAAAGTTACTCTGTACAATACCTATATCATAGAGGGTTGCTGGCCAGCTGACTGAGAAAAAGGTCAATGGACCCCCTTCCAAAAAACAGATGATCcattagaaaaaaagaactgcaAGCCTGTGACTGTTAAGAGTGCTTGTTAACAAAGTCTTCGAGCAACTTCTATCCAAGCAAATCACTGAAGGCTTTTGTGTTCGCCTGAATGATTATCTCACAGGTTATTGAAAGAGGCATAGCTGTGGAACTCACTTATTGTTAATTGAGAGTTGGAGAAAGGTAATGGATGAAGATGTGACTCCGATCTCCTGACTCCAGACGATTGATTTTAATCCGAGTCGATGGAACCACCTAAACTAGGCCCATTCAAAATTTTAGAAATGACGCCACACGATTGGCGACTGTTGGAATATTCTAAAGCgcaatttgtaaaataaacGAGGCATACAATACCATTTGTTGCAGGACTATACCACATTTATGGAAAaacttctgttttctttttaaagttttctttttgtatgtAATCTCAGGTAAAAGAGTCCTTTATCTTTACTCATCTTGTCAATTCTACTCAAGTAAGAAACcttatttcttttatgtttaATTTTCCAAAAGTGAACACATTATCGACGTACCACTGATAGAAATCAAGAGGAAGTAACTACGTGTTGCCTTAAGTGCAGACATTCCAGTGTCACGGTATCACGAGTCCTGGAACAAGTCTCGCAATTTCATATCAGACCGCAAGGAGTCTGCGATCATGAAGGCAAATCTCGGTGTTGCTAAGAAAAAGGAACATGAAAAATTCCTTTTTCGTTTCTGTTCTGTCTGAGAAAAGAGCAAGGTAATTTCTCTGTTCTTTTCGTTTTGCCTGTCAGTAATGATGAAGACGGATACGTTGTAAAgtgaaatgaagagaaaaaactccttttcctttctgttCTGCCTGAGAAAAGAACAAAGTAATTTCTCTGCTGCTCTTTTCGTCCTATTTGGAACTTGGAAGCATgaacatatatacatatgttGCTAAGTCAAAATGAACAAGAAAAactccttttgttttttttcctcttctgcatgaaaaagaacacagaACTTTCCATTCTTACTCCTTTTCCGTCTACCTCCAAAAGTAACATGCAAATTGTCATGTTTCTTTTATCGGTTGTGCCTTGAAAAGGAGGGGTTACGGCTTGGCGATCATTACCGCTGGTGGCTGGACAGAGGATATAGGAATATCCATCCATTGGCTTTCATTTGTGACTATCGCCATTACTTGTTACATACATttaaaaaagttttattttgtttcactcgAGTCATTAACTCCAAAAAGGTAATTATATGCAATGCAGACGTACGGAAGGAGAAAATTTCTTGACATGTAGGGCACGAAGttccggtgttgtggtctggcctttacccaagccagaaacatctggcttggctgctgtgctccAGGATCATTCATGGCCGTTTCGCGTCAGCCATAGGTGCCTTTCATATGCATTCGGCCGATTCCattgagctgcgcccttcgcaattcagccttcgggctgcaaggaagggtgattagcagacacAGTACACTACACCACTAGCAGACACAGTGCACTACACTCAATATTTCTCCAGAACGGACTGTGTTTAACgaatttttcattaaaattaaaacttctCCTCCAAAAACAAGGAGTCCTTGTTGTTCAGCTTGTGAGATCAGGACCCTCTTATGAGTTTGTCGGGTTATAAAGAAAAGACCATCAATTAACACGTTTTGAGTTCAGCCTTTGACCAATGGAGTCACCGATGTTTAAGTCATCCTCCATTTGCAGTTATAAGACTGAAATACTGAATTGATATTGAAGAAATCAGTAGGTTTGTGTTTTCTGTGAATTTAATATCACCACAAGTTTTCCCTTCTTTCAGGTACCAATGCTCTTGTCTTCTAAATTACTGCACAAGACTAACTTGATTAACGGTAATAATTTTCACACCAGTTACTTACTAAGCAAGTTAACCCCCTACTATCAATTCCTGCACTATATAACGTCctttctcgttttttttaGCAAGCGTGGAAGAGAGTCGATGCGTTTCGTGTCAATACGCACCAGAACTTACAGAATGGAAGTCCAAGTAATTTGATTAATTGTTTTCAACCTTAGGCTCATGGTTTTTGAaaagcacatgcgcaatttTTGAATACCTACCGTACCATGATACACTTTTACGTACCACTTGGAAGAGGTAACTGGGAATCTTTGACATATATATGGAAGTGACTCATTACTACAAATTGAACCTagtggacgaaagggatctgtcacgtatggtctaggggccgacatttctctccctccctgcctagagacaggtatctgaaccttggttccaaaagcgacctccgggccgaaatctcggggagcatcgtttggtacgacgctctggcgccacgtccagaggtactgttctcattttctgctttttatgcaaatgatGTGTTCTGGGTGCTCTTCAAGTTTTTGCGCAGGCGCAAGTTTCCTTAAACTAATTTAATCCACTCTTCCGTAagattgaaaaatgaaaatttccccTTCTTTTCCAAAGCGTGTCgtatatttgttttgttccgctttctttcttgtattAATGAAATGGTTCTCGAGTTCTTTAATTAGTTCCCACAAAGCCAAGATCTCAGTCGTTTTACGCATGTTTATGGAGGACCAGCCCCAAAATAGGCAATTTTTGACCATTTCGCTTGCTATAGCATAGGCAGCGGAAGCGATGGGGGACTTGGGGGTCTCAGCCCCCCCccgtatttttttttgggggggttCAGCAAATGTATTGCTTTTCAtcgtaaaatatgcaaatgtgtgATGTTCTTTCCGCCCTCGTCTTCGCgattgcttaaactccctaattagAGAGCTTTGGCAACGTGGATGGCAACCGCAACAagaacgccacaaattaagaatttaaTTGGTCGAGTGACGAAAAacaagcgtgctgcacgtgcggcacacacttatgaacaagtccgtccCGTCatctacaaaacaacaacgtgaaattaccacatttaccgttaAGATGACAACTTAAGCAAACAACcataaatctttaattctctgtaCTTAATTTAACGGCGCGTAGACCAAGCCAGGTTTAGCATTCTTCGTCAACATTATAAAATGAGTTTAAGCAGCCACGGCCGCTACGGTAgataaaacgtcacttaaaaataaacaattgcgCAATGGTcactattttgcaattatttgcTCGCATGCTATATTCTTGACAAATTACGCTAAAAATGGAGCGGTAGAAGCGCCGTAGAATTAAgataaagaatgaaagatgtACTGCTGTGTATTCACGTTGTCgctaaaaccttaaatttttcacgttgtcgtttagcagactacgtcaaagaggTAGGTATTTCGGGACTTCCTTCCACTGTCCACTTGGTTAGACTGCCATCAGAATGAGCACTGATAAACTTAGTTCCATCCGAATGCCAGCTGACGCTCTCCACTTCTTGTGACTGGTCAGAGGATTGGACGGTGAATGCTGCCTGGACACTACACCTCTCGTGATTCCATAGCACAACCAAGCCTTTCttatagccaatcaaaatcttgtTTGCATCCTCGGGGTGTTCCTGAATGGCCTCCACAGAACCAGTATTGGTCTTGCTTTCTTCCTGGACACTCTGCATGACAACATCTTGATAAATGATATACTCCTGGAGCTCAAATGAGTTAATGTCCAGCAGATAGATATTACCACCCTCAGTACCGAGATACAAACGACTGGTTTTCATGGACAGAAAACATACAGACTTATAGTCAAGCAAGAATTACAGGCTACTGCTACCAATCTCATCATCACTACCCCTAGAACCTCGTGGATTTACTTTTTACCCAAAATCCGGGCCATCCTATAGTTTCTGCCTGCAGTTGTCCCACTGAACTCATTTCGAGCTATTTAGATAAGATTATGGCACCTATCGTCAAATCTTTGCCTTCATATATTAAAGACAGTCAAcacgcacttgaaattttccGCGATTTCAATTTCCCCGGCCAAGACAAACTTATTTTCACTATGGACATTTCATCTCTATACACTGTGATTCCCAATAGCGAAGGTCTTCTAgcatttaaatattttttcggTCAACGCACTGTTAAGGAACCAAGCTCGGAAACGCTACTCCGCTTAGCTGAGCTAGTTTTAACActaaactgtttttcattcgCCGGCAACTATTACAAGCAAATTAACGGTGTAGCTATGGGCACAAAAATGGGACCCGCAGCTACGCCAATCTTTTTGTAGGATACGTAGAACACCAATTTTTCAATCAGTACGACGGCCCCAAACCTGACTTCTACGGTCGCTACATTGACGACTGCATCGGTGCAATTTCAGCCAGCAGAGAGGAACTCAATCGTTTTATTacttcagtcaattcttttcatacAGCTCTAAAATatacctgggaaatttcagaAACTTCGCTGGCTTTTCTAGATATCAAAGTCTCTATCAATGGCAACGGTTTACGTACTAGTGTGCACTACAAACCCACAGATTCTCACAGTTATTTGTTGCATTCATCATCCCACCCATCCCATGTCAAAAATTCCATTCCCTATTCTCAATTTCTTAGACTCCGACGTCTGTGCAGTGATGACTCTGatttttctaacaaatcccaagaaatgtgccagtttttcgaaaaacgtgGCTATCCTGCTTCTGTAATTCAAACGGCCCATCACCGTGCTCAACAAACTGTTCGACGGTCAGCACTACAAAcgtcacaaaaagaaaaaaatgacagaattccattTACCCTCACATTTCACCCTCACAATAACCCAGTAAAAGCCATCATCcttaacaactttaaaatactgcaaaatgatcctgaaactggtgcaattttttcgcaaccaccgctgatttcattcaaacgcgacaaaaacgtaGGCAACTTTCTAGTCAGACGCACATTCAAAGCAATTGAGAAGCCTGGTACTTTCAAATGCGCGCGCtcgcgatgcaaaacttgtcctttcGTCCAAAACGCTGACAAAATATCAGGCCCTAAGCGATCTGTTAAGATCACTGATCGTTTCACGTGTACCTCGGCAAATgttatctattgcataacctgcacattatgcaaaaagctatacattggcgaaacaggaagacgactaggcgaccgattccgagaacacctacgtgacgttgagaaagatgacaaagacgcatcgaaaccagtcgcgcgacattttaatctccctaaccATTCTAAAGAACACATGTCAATTTGCGGTCTTTCCCTACATCAGGGTACCACAGACAGCCGCAaaaacctagagcaaagattcatttttcaaatcggcacccttaatccccacggcatcaacgaactcttttcattcaattaatttattcctgtttttcgcgtaacctagtttccaccaatagcatagctccttgttctgtatataaaccttacactacccataattcatctattcgctctgacgaagggctaacgctcgaaacgtcagcttttcaacctctgtacggtggtcaatttaccttatcaactccgttgataaaccaaagtttcgtgtatcactcccccaccgacgcagcaccacagtttctttagaaactaatccccctTACGTCAAAGAATGCTACTTTAAGTGtttgccgcacgtgcagcacgattatttttcttcattcaaccaatcagatcattgttttctcgcCCCGTTGTCGTTactgttgccgtcgtcattgaTTAAAAATCAGGGAGCTTTAGTATCGACGACGgggacggcaacgacaacgccacaaataaacgatttgattggtcgagtgaggaaaataagcgtgctgcacatGTGGCACGCAcgtatgaacaag is a window from the Acropora palmata chromosome 14, jaAcrPala1.3, whole genome shotgun sequence genome containing:
- the LOC141866090 gene encoding uncharacterized protein LOC141866090 isoform X4, encoding MICRRAIKMNIPAYASPNLRIGRSYDAKTSKDGIDIYPGNIEIEETNVNQFNFEYRVIKSIKDTKDLLNISGALSLKVKAGLVSVSGSGKYLCDKKKTKDTTEVLAVLKCLTVSETIRGLPKLADDVASGKIIYGLGTHYARSITYGGELAVSLSIKNTSSSKTLDIEGCASGAVNAIAVDVSLDAQLKKLTAKCSDLSDISIKYYSTDLPSKVPTDLEELVELIKGFPSRLEKINEGKGIPLQFELQPISYALQKEGPFVSNLLPFEEDQLEQYYDDLRAAQTRINLYQESNGDEDDKVSRLLDESHAVMKKFVQTITLIGSSGGLDEMIESCFDAYRKALDGGSTAGKFCRKWEQIISKKKPIPPTTNITLPGGDPLTVVLIGKTGNGKSSAGNQILGQNLFRVSDGATSETEKCTKKTRTEEREITVIDTPGVIDTKIVKKVRSLKGAVGFMKELATSLKEVAKMFVYAPRGFDAILLLAQFGSRFTRDDDDALKMLLKFLKEDSQNYMILVLTHGDEAEYHASEERIAVEEYLKNWIDRMDDWLKKFIHEGIKDRVVLFNCRLKPDKKPEAYKKQLCKLIEMIDKIREEQKVPFKTEFTDDRVTDAVDYVVPEDLESLKEKLESYDKRLNEEGITDRERQDIEERKKEVEKRLKEFEKQVDDVKKEIVEKSGGCYPASATFVDVAGRRRQMESLLVGEEVKVITNKGVTSKPVITFIHRQPDLFQEFLQITTLRYKKILKITEDHLIFVEKNGKEAAIPARDVKIGDMVYVKVEGQEMLEKDAVQGVSIVFERGVYAPVTLSGTILVNDVNTSCYFDVLSHVWFHRAMGAARAVYHLSPTMAEWISSIGEEDGFPGWCRLGHKLLLTWNGSS
- the LOC141866090 gene encoding uncharacterized protein LOC141866090 isoform X1 — translated: MIAYLVEIILKLFVCHKGLCGGRIIHFQHNFTVACPQVFQIVISLVLPYATKEPLAITSQVKMNIPAYASPNLRIGRSYDAKTSKDGIDIYPGNIEIEETNVNQFNFEYRVIKSIKDTKDLLNISGALSLKVKAGLVSVSGSGKYLCDKKKTKDTTEVLAVLKCLTVSETIRGLPKLADDVASGKIIYGLGTHYARSITYGGELAVSLSIKNTSSSKTLDIEGCASGAVNAIAVDVSLDAQLKKLTAKCSDLSDISIKYYSTDLPSKVPTDLEELVELIKGFPSRLEKINEGKGIPLQFELQPISYALQKEGPFVSNLLPFEEDQLEQYYDDLRAAQTRINLYQESNGDEDDKVSRLLDESHAVMKKFVQTITLIGSSGGLDEMIESCFDAYRKALDGGSTAGKFCRKWEQIISKKKPIPPTTNITLPGGDPLTVVLIGKTGNGKSSAGNQILGQNLFRVSDGATSETEKCTKKTRTEEREITVIDTPGVIDTKIVKKVRSLKGAVGFMKELATSLKEVAKMFVYAPRGFDAILLLAQFGSRFTRDDDDALKMLLKFLKEDSQNYMILVLTHGDEAEYHASEERIAVEEYLKNWIDRMDDWLKKFIHEGIKDRVVLFNCRLKPDKKPEAYKKQLCKLIEMIDKIREEQKVPFKTEFTDDRVTDAVDYVVPEDLESLKEKLESYDKRLNEEGITDRERQDIEERKKEVEKRLKEFEKQVDDVKKEIVEKSGGCYPASATFVDVAGRRRQMESLLVGEEVKVITNKGVTSKPVITFIHRQPDLFQEFLQITTLRYKKILKITEDHLIFVEKNGKEAAIPARDVKIGDMVYVKVEGQEMLEKDAVQGVSIVFERGVYAPVTLSGTILVNDVNTSCYFDVLSHVWFHRAMGAARAVYHLSPTMAEWISSIGEEDGFPGWCRLGHKLLLTWNGSS